CTGGTTTCGCACCCCGGCAGCGCCACTGCACTTTTGCCCTTTTTGCCCGGCTCCACACTGCGGTACACCACCCCCGGCCGCTGGAACTGCGTCACGCTGTGCGGCACCCAGGCGCAGCCCAGCCCGGCGGACACCAGGTTGACGATGGTCTGCATCTGGATGGCCTCTTGCGCGACCGTGGGCAGGTGCCCGGCGGCGTGGTAGGCGGCAAAGATCGCGTCATACAGCGAGGGCACGCTGCGGCGCGGAAAGATCACCAGCGGCGCGTCCAGCACGGCCGCCAGCGTCAGCCGGGGCCGTGCCCCCAGGGCGTGCTGCTCGGGCACGGCCAGCACCAGCGGCTCCTGGTGCACGGTGTGGCGCTCCAGCCCGACCGGGGCGAAACCCGGGGCGTGCAGCATGAAGCCTGCATCCAGTTCACCCCGGGCAAAGGCCTGTAGCTGCACGTCGCCAGTGGCCTCCACCAGCTCCATCTGCACCTGCGGGTACAGGGCCCGAAAGCCGCGCACCCACTGCGGCAGCAACGCAAATCCCACGGTAGACACAAAGGCCAGCCGCAGGCGGCCCAGCTCGCCCGCCGCTGCCGCCCGGGCGTGTTCGGGCAAGGCCTGGGCGCGGGCCAGCAGGTCCAGCACTTCGGGCAGCAGCGCCCGCCCGGTGGCGGTGAGCTGCACGCTGCGCTTGGTACGGTCGAACAGGCGCACGGCCAGGCGCTTTTCCAGCAGGGCGATGGCCTGCGTCAGCGGCGGCTGGGTCATGTGCAGGCGCTGGGCGGCGCGGCCAAAGTGCAGCGCGTCGGCGAGCACGGCAAACTGGTTCCACAGCCTTAGTTCGATGTCATTCATATGCACAGCATATTAATACGCACTGAAAAATAGATTGGACCCGATTTTTCGCCCGTAGCATACTCAGCGCTGCCAAAAAAATACCTCCCCACGACACAAAGAGACCCTCCATGGAAACCAAACCCATCG
This sequence is a window from Rhodoferax sp. WC2427. Protein-coding genes within it:
- a CDS encoding LysR substrate-binding domain-containing protein → MNDIELRLWNQFAVLADALHFGRAAQRLHMTQPPLTQAIALLEKRLAVRLFDRTKRSVQLTATGRALLPEVLDLLARAQALPEHARAAAAGELGRLRLAFVSTVGFALLPQWVRGFRALYPQVQMELVEATGDVQLQAFARGELDAGFMLHAPGFAPVGLERHTVHQEPLVLAVPEQHALGARPRLTLAAVLDAPLVIFPRRSVPSLYDAIFAAYHAAGHLPTVAQEAIQMQTIVNLVSAGLGCAWVPHSVTQFQRPGVVYRSVEPGKKGKSAVALPGCETSLVWSAAHTSPALERFVAFVAQ